GCAAGAACTTCCGGGGATTCCGCGCCGGGATTCAGCCAGCATTCGTCGCAGCCTTTCGCCGCGATTTCGGGAAGAAGCTTCAAAGTCACCGCAGGCGGGAGGTAAACGCTGATGCGGTCGAGCTTCGCGGGAATGTCGGCGAGGCGCGCGACAACAGCGATGCCTT
The sequence above is drawn from the Verrucomicrobiota bacterium genome and encodes:
- a CDS encoding CoA-binding protein, with translation GIAVVARLADIPAKLDRISVYLPPAVTLKLLPEIAAKGCDECWLNPGAESPEVLAEAGRLGLNVIQACSIVDVGESPAGL